The following proteins are co-located in the Chlorogloeopsis sp. ULAP01 genome:
- a CDS encoding substrate-binding domain-containing protein — translation MDNTNRRKFVMNEEATLLLRGLIIGKVMTIVVIGGLLWWFLRPYTLVRKNAVSSSGQSSNPALISGSTFNSVANVPVGSFNYGGSTAWASIRQLVDSLIQSDRPELQLRYVNPINGIPSSSSGIRMLLNGQLDFAQLSRPLTEEEYTLAKQQGFTLEQRQVGIDGIAVAVNPSLQVPGLTVEQLQQIYLGQITNWKQVGGQDLPITPFSLNPEDADPVIFSTKGDVNKQELGSNVNYVSSTTEALRQVSQTPGGIYYGSARAIVPQCSVKPLPLGNTPNEFVSPYRQPLVTPEQCPRQRNQVNTEAIKNGSYPITTNLFVIIKQNNGKEQEAGEAYANLLLSDQGQQVIEQAGFAGVR, via the coding sequence ATGGACAATACAAATCGAAGAAAATTTGTAATGAACGAAGAAGCTACACTTTTACTTCGAGGCTTGATCATAGGTAAAGTGATGACTATTGTGGTCATCGGTGGGCTTTTATGGTGGTTTTTAAGACCATATACTTTGGTACGAAAGAATGCTGTCTCTTCCTCCGGGCAAAGTTCAAATCCCGCCTTGATTTCTGGATCTACCTTTAACAGTGTTGCTAATGTTCCAGTTGGTTCATTTAACTATGGTGGCAGTACAGCCTGGGCTTCTATCCGTCAATTGGTAGATTCTCTCATTCAAAGCGATCGCCCAGAATTACAATTGCGTTATGTAAATCCTATTAACGGCATTCCTAGTTCTAGTTCAGGCATTCGGATGTTACTTAACGGACAATTGGACTTTGCCCAGTTATCTCGTCCTTTAACAGAAGAAGAATATACTTTAGCTAAACAACAAGGTTTCACGCTTGAGCAACGCCAAGTTGGAATTGATGGCATAGCAGTGGCAGTCAACCCATCACTGCAAGTACCGGGTTTAACAGTTGAGCAGTTGCAGCAAATTTATTTGGGACAAATTACTAACTGGAAACAGGTAGGTGGGCAAGACTTACCCATTACTCCTTTTTCCTTAAATCCAGAAGATGCAGATCCAGTAATATTCTCGACTAAGGGAGACGTGAATAAACAAGAGCTTGGTTCTAATGTTAACTATGTATCTTCTACTACAGAAGCCCTGCGCCAAGTTAGTCAAACTCCTGGAGGAATATATTATGGTTCTGCCCGTGCCATAGTGCCTCAATGTAGCGTCAAGCCTTTACCACTTGGCAATACTCCTAATGAGTTTGTTTCTCCTTATCGCCAACCTTTAGTCACACCTGAGCAATGCCCGCGTCAACGCAACCAAGTTAATACTGAAGCGATCAAAAATGGCAGCTATCCAATTACTACTAACTTGTTTGTGATTATTAAACAGAACAACGGTAAAGAGCAGGAGGCAGGAGAAGCCTATGCTAATCTTTTACTCAGCGATCAAGGACAACAAGTGATCGAGCAAGCTGGTTTTGCGGGAGTTCGCTAG
- the tnpA gene encoding IS200/IS605 family transposase, with translation MKTKFRKASHAVFSIHLHVILVAKYRKDVITQDILSKLQEVLSRVCEKRKCMLLEFSGEENHVHLLIDFHPDNNISQLVGSLKSASSRIIRKEFQDYLKSFYWKAKDPSFWTDAYSVVSVGGAPLEIVKEYIRAQEKPAH, from the coding sequence ATGAAAACTAAGTTCAGGAAAGCTTCTCACGCTGTTTTTAGCATTCACTTACACGTCATCTTAGTAGCAAAATACCGCAAAGATGTTATTACTCAAGATATTCTTTCTAAATTGCAAGAAGTTCTTAGTCGTGTTTGTGAAAAGAGAAAATGTATGTTATTGGAGTTTAGTGGCGAAGAAAATCACGTTCATCTACTAATAGACTTTCATCCAGACAACAACATTTCGCAATTAGTGGGTTCCCTGAAATCAGCATCAAGTCGCATCATCAGGAAGGAATTTCAAGACTACCTAAAATCTTTCTATTGGAAAGCGAAAGATCCTAGCTTTTGGACAGATGCCTATTCTGTTGTTTCCGTTGGTGGCGCACCATTGGAAATTGTGAAAGAATATATACGAGCTCAAGAAAAACCCGCGCATTGA
- the ltrA gene encoding group II intron reverse transcriptase/maturase: protein MKDRVNQDIGAKGLLRDWADINWKLVKKRVRNLRQRIYRASQQGEWKKVRSLMKLMLRSYSNLLLAVRRVTQENQGKQTPGVDNEVALDPKDRVHLTIKMRKLTPWKAKPTKRVYIPKSNGKRRPLGIPTIQNRVAQAIVKNALEPYWEPHFEPNSFGFRPGRSCHDAIAQVWLRCNNKTADTWILDADIKGAFDNISHKYVLNAIGKAPGRELIKQWLKAGYVENEIFKATESGTPQGGVISPLLANIALNGLEEYLNQFTEKRYYDRKPGSKGTGKASLIRKRYGYIRYADDFIITAQSREEIEAIVPKVREWLKERGLELNENKTKICKTEKGFNFLGFHVIRHGKCLTFPEKEKVLAFLRELRQWLKTNKETTPEMVVRYLNPRLRGFANYYRFGASKRVFSYIDYQVWKMLWRWSTRKHPKKKLWWIMGNYFKPYRNRSKVFTAIVKDRRGKLTPMSVISIADIPIERHVKVKGNASPDDSSLKEYWDKRRTKYGKSYWSKGTKLRKVAENQGWKCPICAEHLLNGEDLHTHHKIKISEGGDDGVKNLVHLHKACHLQLHKKERRLDA from the coding sequence GTGAAAGATAGGGTCAATCAAGACATCGGAGCGAAGGGCTTGCTACGAGACTGGGCGGACATAAATTGGAAGCTAGTCAAAAAGCGAGTTAGAAACCTAAGACAAAGAATTTACCGTGCCTCCCAACAAGGTGAGTGGAAAAAGGTAAGAAGCCTAATGAAACTCATGCTACGTAGCTACTCCAACCTGCTGCTTGCCGTGCGAAGGGTCACTCAAGAAAACCAGGGCAAACAAACCCCAGGGGTAGATAATGAAGTGGCTCTAGACCCAAAAGACAGGGTACACCTCACTATTAAGATGAGGAAACTTACGCCCTGGAAGGCAAAACCAACCAAGCGAGTATATATACCCAAGTCAAACGGAAAGAGGAGACCGCTAGGAATTCCTACCATCCAAAATAGGGTAGCACAGGCAATCGTCAAAAATGCACTGGAACCGTACTGGGAACCCCATTTTGAACCCAACAGTTTTGGGTTCAGACCTGGCAGAAGCTGTCATGATGCAATTGCCCAAGTATGGCTAAGATGCAACAACAAAACAGCAGACACATGGATACTAGACGCGGATATCAAGGGAGCATTTGACAACATCAGTCACAAATACGTACTCAATGCCATCGGAAAAGCCCCAGGCAGAGAATTAATCAAACAGTGGCTGAAAGCAGGTTATGTAGAGAACGAAATCTTCAAGGCAACAGAAAGCGGAACACCGCAGGGTGGCGTAATTTCACCGCTCCTTGCGAATATCGCCCTAAATGGATTGGAAGAATACCTAAATCAGTTTACTGAAAAAAGGTACTATGACCGGAAACCTGGTTCAAAAGGAACCGGAAAAGCCAGTCTAATAAGAAAGCGATATGGATACATCCGCTATGCCGATGACTTTATCATCACGGCACAAAGCCGAGAAGAAATCGAGGCAATAGTTCCAAAAGTCAGGGAATGGCTGAAAGAAAGAGGGCTAGAACTCAATGAGAACAAAACCAAAATCTGTAAAACAGAAAAAGGTTTTAATTTCTTAGGATTCCATGTAATTAGACATGGCAAATGCCTTACTTTCCCCGAAAAAGAAAAGGTTCTTGCCTTTCTTAGAGAGTTAAGACAATGGCTAAAAACCAATAAAGAAACAACTCCAGAAATGGTAGTAAGATACCTAAACCCCAGACTCAGAGGCTTTGCGAACTACTACAGATTTGGAGCCAGCAAAAGGGTGTTTTCATACATTGATTATCAGGTATGGAAAATGCTCTGGAGATGGTCAACACGGAAGCACCCCAAGAAGAAACTCTGGTGGATTATGGGCAACTACTTCAAACCTTATAGGAACAGGAGTAAGGTGTTTACCGCCATTGTTAAGGATAGACGGGGGAAATTAACACCTATGTCAGTCATATCAATAGCTGACATTCCCATTGAAAGACACGTCAAAGTCAAGGGAAACGCATCACCGGATGACTCCAGTCTGAAAGAGTATTGGGACAAACGCCGAACAAAATACGGCAAAAGTTACTGGTCTAAAGGTACGAAGCTACGAAAAGTGGCAGAGAATCAAGGCTGGAAATGCCCAATATGCGCCGAACATCTACTGAATGGAGAAGATTTGCACACCCATCACAAAATAAAAATTAGTGAGGGGGGGGATGACGGGGTTAAAAACCTAGTCCATCTTCATAAAGCATGTCACTTACAGCTACACAAAAAGGAAAGGAGGCTGGATGCATGA
- a CDS encoding transposase has protein sequence MSLTATQKGKEAGCMSRMMGNCHVRFSGEEDTATCASLPDNCLPEFKEVWTEYKQINSQSLQATLKRVDFAFVRFFKGLAGYPKFKSIRRYSGWSYPSFTGWKCHSIGDNGYLELAKIGEIQMRGKARLWGHPKALDIVYRNGKWYASIVLDLDDNLLKNNRKTSDGIVAIDLGCNDAIAWTNGEENGLIPAPRFLRNAEQKIKQLSKGKRRKRSPNYKKKQKASRRWKKVQKLISKVYRKVAESRQNWVHQVTTRIISGNSTVVTEQLEVKKISAKAKKGKRKTQKAGLNKSILDVGMGMIRQFLKYKLDDVCGTFSEAPTKKIKPSQTCPKCGHQEKKTLLQRVHICSNCKYTQQHDIASGEVMLLWYSNQLPGLGTSLVDVDGSSSTSRTRKVAGSMKQLGQKKRQKSQASPGDVETPGSIFASQG, from the coding sequence ATGTCACTTACAGCTACACAAAAAGGAAAGGAGGCTGGATGCATGAGCCGGATGATGGGCAACTGTCACGTCCGGTTCTCTGGGGAGGAGGACACGGCGACGTGTGCCTCCTTACCCGACAATTGCTTGCCTGAATTCAAAGAAGTATGGACAGAGTACAAACAAATAAATTCCCAATCATTACAAGCAACACTAAAACGTGTTGACTTTGCGTTTGTGCGTTTCTTCAAAGGTTTAGCGGGATATCCAAAATTCAAATCAATTCGTCGTTATTCTGGATGGAGTTATCCGTCTTTTACGGGTTGGAAGTGTCATAGTATTGGTGACAACGGTTATCTAGAATTAGCCAAAATTGGTGAAATCCAGATGCGTGGAAAAGCTAGATTATGGGGACACCCAAAAGCTTTAGACATTGTTTACCGTAATGGGAAGTGGTACGCATCTATAGTTTTGGATCTAGACGATAACTTGCTAAAAAATAATCGTAAAACTAGTGATGGAATTGTTGCTATTGATTTAGGATGCAATGATGCTATTGCCTGGACTAATGGTGAGGAAAATGGTTTGATTCCCGCACCTAGATTTTTGAGAAATGCAGAACAGAAAATTAAGCAATTAAGTAAAGGCAAGCGTCGTAAACGTTCACCTAACTACAAGAAAAAGCAGAAAGCTTCTAGAAGATGGAAGAAAGTTCAAAAGTTGATTAGCAAAGTATATCGAAAAGTTGCGGAGTCACGTCAGAACTGGGTTCATCAAGTAACTACACGAATAATTAGCGGTAATAGCACGGTAGTCACTGAGCAACTAGAAGTAAAGAAAATCAGTGCCAAAGCTAAAAAAGGGAAGCGTAAAACACAAAAAGCTGGACTAAATAAATCAATTCTTGATGTTGGCATGGGGATGATTAGACAATTCCTAAAATACAAGTTGGATGATGTTTGTGGTACTTTTTCAGAAGCGCCAACCAAGAAAATTAAACCATCTCAAACTTGTCCTAAATGTGGGCATCAAGAAAAGAAAACGCTCTTACAGCGAGTACATATTTGCAGTAATTGTAAATACACTCAACAGCACGATATTGCTTCTGGAGAAGTAATGCTTCTTTGGTACTCAAATCAACTACCGGGATTAGGAACCAGTCTCGTAGACGTGGATGGCTCTAGCTCTACTTCACGTACCCGTAAAGTTGCGGGAAGCATGAAGCAACTAGGTCAGAAGAAACGTCAAAAGTCTCAGGCTAGTCCAGGGGATGTAGAAACCCCTGGCTCCATCTTTGCTAGCCAGGGGTAG
- a CDS encoding Npun_R2479 family HD domain-containing metalloprotein yields MFNATEILIDAFVKQIREGYYRTYGCFKSDYQDIIAWAGNMALENIANSDALYHNVEHSILVTLVGQEMLRGKHIREGGVSSEDWLHFMISLVCHDIGYVKGVCRQDRELEGLYATGKDSIMIRLAPGASDASLTPYHVDRAKLFINERFGGHKLIDSEVIKSNIELTRFPVPAAEDHHCADSYAGLVRAADLIGQLSDPRYLKKITSLFYEFEETGMNKVLGYQTPADLRKNYAKFYWNVVYPYIQDGLRYLSLTQQGKQFIANLYSNVFVVEHEMPQEDKLYLVEQLQA; encoded by the coding sequence ATGTTTAATGCCACGGAAATATTAATAGATGCTTTTGTAAAGCAAATTCGAGAGGGCTACTACCGTACTTACGGCTGTTTTAAAAGTGATTATCAAGATATTATTGCTTGGGCGGGCAACATGGCTTTAGAAAACATAGCCAACAGTGACGCCTTATATCATAATGTAGAACACTCGATTCTCGTTACCCTGGTTGGACAGGAAATGTTACGTGGCAAACACATTCGGGAAGGAGGAGTATCCAGTGAAGACTGGTTGCATTTTATGATTTCCCTGGTGTGTCATGATATCGGCTACGTTAAAGGTGTGTGCCGCCAAGACCGAGAGTTAGAAGGATTATATGCTACAGGTAAAGATAGCATCATGATTCGTTTGGCTCCAGGAGCTTCTGATGCTAGTTTGACACCATATCATGTGGATAGGGCAAAACTTTTTATTAATGAACGCTTTGGCGGGCATAAACTGATAGATTCTGAAGTCATTAAAAGCAACATTGAATTGACGCGTTTCCCAGTACCAGCAGCCGAGGATCATCACTGTGCTGATAGCTATGCAGGCTTGGTGCGTGCTGCGGACTTAATTGGGCAATTAAGCGATCCTCGCTATTTAAAGAAAATAACTTCTTTGTTCTACGAGTTTGAAGAAACAGGAATGAATAAAGTTTTAGGATATCAAACTCCTGCTGATTTACGCAAAAACTATGCTAAATTCTACTGGAATGTAGTTTATCCGTATATCCAGGATGGATTGCGTTATCTATCTTTGACACAACAGGGAAAACAATTTATTGCTAATCTTTACTCAAATGTGTTTGTTGTCGAACATGAAATGCCTCAAGAAGACAAGTTGTATTTAGTTGAGCAACTACAGGCTTAA
- a CDS encoding ABC transporter permease — MNWWQRLKKNPLARFGAILLIVFYAAVIAADFVAPYDPYASQPNGSLLPPTKIHWFSESGQFIGPHVYPTIQGDTNLETGDRELIVDKSKPSPVRLFVEGAEYRLFQLSLPLPPQWDEVTIIPGIPLNWHLFGTTNQTKINILGTDDQGRDQFSRLLHGGRISLFIGIIGVALTFPLGMIVGGISGYFGGWVDSITMRLAEVLMTFPSIYLLVTLGAVLPPGLSSTQRFVLIVLITSFISWAGLARVIRGQVLSIKEREFVQAAQAMGGKPLYIIIRHILPQTATYIIISATLAVPGFIGAEAVLSLIGLGIQQPDPSWGNMLSLATNASILVLQPWLIWPPALVIILTVLAFNLLGDGLRDALDPRSLQK, encoded by the coding sequence ATGAATTGGTGGCAAAGACTAAAGAAAAATCCTTTGGCACGATTTGGAGCAATTTTACTAATAGTATTCTATGCGGCAGTAATTGCAGCTGATTTCGTTGCTCCTTACGATCCTTATGCCTCGCAACCAAATGGTTCGCTACTGCCACCCACCAAAATTCATTGGTTTTCAGAATCTGGGCAGTTTATTGGCCCTCATGTTTATCCGACAATTCAAGGAGATACAAATTTAGAAACAGGCGATCGCGAACTAATTGTAGATAAAAGCAAGCCCTCTCCAGTCCGGTTATTTGTTGAAGGTGCTGAATATCGTCTGTTTCAATTAAGTTTACCACTGCCACCACAGTGGGATGAGGTAACTATCATCCCTGGCATTCCCTTAAATTGGCATTTGTTTGGCACTACAAATCAAACAAAAATCAATATTTTAGGTACTGACGATCAAGGACGCGATCAGTTCAGTCGTTTATTACACGGTGGTAGGATTAGTTTATTTATTGGAATTATCGGAGTTGCCTTAACTTTTCCCTTGGGGATGATTGTTGGTGGAATTTCTGGCTATTTTGGAGGCTGGGTTGACAGTATCACCATGCGTCTGGCTGAAGTACTAATGACTTTTCCCAGTATTTATCTTTTGGTAACTTTGGGCGCTGTTTTACCACCAGGACTTTCGAGTACTCAACGCTTTGTGCTAATTGTGTTGATTACATCGTTTATTAGCTGGGCTGGGTTAGCACGAGTCATCCGTGGACAGGTACTATCTATCAAAGAGCGAGAATTTGTACAAGCAGCACAAGCAATGGGTGGCAAGCCACTATATATCATTATTCGCCATATCCTACCGCAAACTGCTACCTACATAATTATCTCTGCAACCCTTGCTGTTCCTGGTTTTATTGGTGCAGAAGCAGTACTTAGTCTGATTGGATTAGGAATTCAACAACCAGATCCATCTTGGGGCAATATGTTATCACTAGCAACTAATGCTTCAATCTTGGTATTGCAACCTTGGTTAATCTGGCCACCAGCCTTAGTTATTATCCTAACAGTGCTGGCATTTAACTTACTCGGTGATGGGCTTCGAGATGCGCTTGATCCGCGTAGCTTGCAAAAGTAG
- a CDS encoding sodium:solute symporter family protein — MSVELWTILIVGLSFLIYLYIGWQSRVKDSEGFFVAERGVPSIANGAATAADWMSAASFISMAGLISFMGYDGSIYLMGWTGGYVLLALLLAPYLRKFGKYTVPDFVGDRYYSNLARLVAVIAAIFVSLTYVAGQMRGVGIVFSRFLQVDINTGVVIGMVIVGFFAVLGGMKGITWTQVAQYCILIIAYLIPAIALAFLLTGNPFPQLAFTFSDIADKLNQIQVDLGFQEYTQAFVNKPMIDVLFITLALMVGTAGLPHVIVRFYTVPSVRSARFSAGWALLFIAILYTTAPALSMFARYNLITSLHNQTIEEVRQLDWANKWEKTKLLAFEDKNGDGRLQLTPNKDTNEITIDRDIIVLATPEIAKLAPWVIALVAAGGLAAALSTASGLLLVISSSIAHDVYYRIVDPQASEQKRVFVGRMMVGLSLVAAGYFGVNPPGFVGEVVAFAFGLAASSFFPAIFLGIFDKRTNSTGAIAGMLTGLIFTTIYIIGVKFAGMPAWFFGVSAEGIGTLGAIINFIVTWVVSRLSAPPPLEIQALVEDLRSPDIEDKQAVATLEN; from the coding sequence GTGTCAGTTGAACTTTGGACGATTTTAATAGTTGGATTATCTTTTTTAATTTACCTTTACATAGGCTGGCAATCGCGAGTCAAAGATAGTGAAGGTTTTTTTGTCGCAGAACGGGGAGTACCCTCAATCGCCAACGGTGCCGCTACAGCAGCTGACTGGATGTCTGCCGCCTCATTTATTTCCATGGCGGGGCTGATTTCTTTTATGGGCTATGATGGCTCAATTTACCTGATGGGTTGGACTGGTGGCTATGTGCTGCTGGCATTACTGCTCGCTCCTTACTTACGCAAGTTTGGTAAGTACACTGTTCCAGACTTTGTTGGCGATCGCTACTACTCCAATCTCGCACGCTTGGTAGCTGTAATTGCCGCCATTTTTGTTTCTCTAACTTATGTAGCCGGGCAAATGCGGGGAGTGGGCATTGTTTTTAGCCGCTTTCTGCAAGTTGATATTAATACCGGCGTAGTCATCGGTATGGTAATTGTTGGCTTTTTTGCAGTCTTGGGTGGTATGAAAGGTATCACCTGGACGCAGGTAGCGCAGTACTGCATCTTGATTATTGCTTACTTGATTCCGGCGATCGCCCTTGCTTTCTTACTGACAGGCAACCCCTTTCCTCAACTGGCATTTACCTTTAGTGACATCGCTGATAAGCTCAATCAAATCCAAGTTGACTTGGGATTTCAGGAGTATACCCAAGCCTTTGTCAACAAACCAATGATTGACGTGCTATTCATCACCCTAGCACTGATGGTAGGCACTGCTGGTTTACCTCATGTTATTGTGCGCTTTTACACAGTACCTAGTGTACGTTCTGCTCGTTTTTCGGCTGGTTGGGCGCTATTATTCATTGCAATTTTATATACAACTGCTCCTGCCCTTTCCATGTTTGCCCGGTACAACCTAATTACTTCGCTGCATAATCAAACGATAGAGGAAGTACGGCAGCTAGATTGGGCAAACAAGTGGGAAAAGACAAAACTGTTAGCATTTGAAGACAAAAACGGTGATGGGCGTTTGCAGCTAACTCCCAACAAAGACACTAACGAAATAACGATTGACCGAGATATCATCGTTCTTGCTACCCCAGAAATAGCTAAACTTGCTCCTTGGGTTATTGCCTTGGTGGCTGCTGGTGGCTTGGCTGCGGCTTTATCTACGGCATCGGGATTGTTACTGGTAATATCTAGTTCCATCGCCCACGATGTCTACTATCGCATTGTCGATCCGCAAGCATCTGAGCAAAAACGGGTGTTTGTTGGGCGCATGATGGTTGGTTTATCGTTAGTTGCGGCTGGGTACTTTGGTGTGAATCCGCCAGGGTTTGTAGGTGAAGTGGTAGCTTTTGCCTTCGGTTTAGCTGCTTCTAGCTTCTTTCCAGCAATTTTCCTCGGTATTTTTGACAAGCGCACCAACTCCACTGGAGCGATCGCCGGGATGTTGACGGGTTTAATTTTCACAACCATTTACATTATTGGCGTCAAGTTTGCAGGTATGCCAGCTTGGTTCTTTGGAGTCTCAGCAGAAGGCATTGGCACGCTGGGGGCGATTATTAATTTCATTGTCACTTGGGTTGTTTCGCGCCTGAGCGCACCACCACCATTAGAAATTCAGGCATTGGTGGAAGATTTACGCTCCCCTGATATCGAAGATAAACAAGCTGTAGCGACATTAGAAAACTGA
- a CDS encoding DUF4212 domain-containing protein, giving the protein MDKHQHRSYWRANTALIRNLLIIWALVSLVFSILLVQPLNTIRFFGVPLGFWIAQQGSILIFVGLIFIYAFQMDKLDRKYNHKK; this is encoded by the coding sequence ATGGATAAGCATCAACATCGTTCATATTGGCGTGCCAATACGGCTTTAATTCGCAATCTTTTAATAATCTGGGCATTAGTTTCCCTCGTCTTTAGTATTTTGCTAGTACAACCCTTGAACACAATACGTTTTTTTGGCGTACCTTTAGGCTTTTGGATAGCGCAACAGGGGTCAATTTTGATATTTGTAGGGCTAATTTTCATCTATGCCTTTCAAATGGATAAGTTAGATCGCAAATATAATCACAAGAAGTGA